ATTGACAATATCCGGTGGAGAGGTCAAAAAGTCGAGATTCAGCTTATGCCAGCCTTGTGAGAGAATGAAGCCCAATAGTCCCACCAAGGTACCGATAATCAGTACGGCAATCAGTGTCAAAACAACAGTAGCAGCGCGGTCCATCAGTCTCGCTTTCATCTATTTCGCCAACCTCTTTCTGCCCAACAGGCGCAAAATCACGATAAAGATGAAAGACATCGCCAAGAGCAGCAAAGCCATTGACCAGAGAGCGTTGTTATACGGAGTTCCTTGAATCGTATTCCCCATGTTCAATGTAATACCGCTAGTGAGCGTACTGATCGGTTCGAGCAAACCGCCTGGCAGCTTCGTTGTGTTACCGATAACCATTTGCACAGCCAAAGCTTCTCCAAAAGCACGAGACATTCCCAAAACAATGGCCGTCAAACAGCCAGGAAGCGCGGAATGCAACACGACATTCCAAATGGTTTGCCAGCGAGTAGCACCCAACGCGAGCGAAGCGTTGCGCAAGTCTTGCGGAACAGCCTCAATGGCATCTGCTGCCACACTCGTAATGGTAGGCAAAATCATCAGGGCAAGAACAAGTCCCCCTGCCAATAAGCTGAAGCCAAGAACATCAAATTGTTCGCGAATAAATGGAACAAGCAAAGTTAGTCCAACATAACCGTAAACGACCGATGGGATACCAACCAACAGCTCGATTACCGGCTTCAATACTTTTTTCCCGAAGCCCGGAAAGATCTCTGTCATAAAAATAGCGGCGCCGATTCCGAGTGGTGCGGCAATCAAAGCAGCCAGTGCCGTTACGAAAAACGAACCAAGAATAAAAGGCAGGACACCATACGCGGATGGTTCACCTTCTGGGTCCCATTTGTCATGGGTTAAAAATTCTTTGAAGCTTACTCCATCGACGAAGAACGTCGACAACCCTTTTGAAGCAATAAAATAGGTGATCGATAAAACAACAATAACGAGCAAACCCGCACAAATCATCGCAATGGTTTTGCCAGTAATATTCTCTGTCTTTTGACGCTTGTTCGTTGTCAGCATTTTTTGCGCAATCATCGATTTACGCTCTGTATTTACCCCTTCAGTACGATGGCTCATGTTCTCCCTCCTGGAAAGAAAACGACTGTACGCAAGCAAAATGAGGGGAAGGCCCCCCTACCCCTCTATTTTGCTGTTGATGATAACGCTTATTTTTGTGTTACTTTGCCTTCTGCATCACGTTCCACTTTCATATCTGTGATTGGCAGGAAGCCCAATTCTGTTACAGTTTTCTTCTGTACTTCGTCAGTCAGGATGAAGTCGAGGAACGCTTTTGCATCGCCAGTTGCTTCACCTTTGGTGTACATATGCTCGTACGCCCATACTGGATATTTGTTCGATGTAATGTTTTCTGCATTTGCTTCCACGCCATCCAATTTCAGAGCTTTTACAGAGTCATTGAAGTAGGACAGTGCCAAGTAACCAATTGCACCTGGTGTTTCAGCAATGATTTTGCGAACAGTACCGGAGGAATCCTCTGTGATACCTTCTGCTTCTTCTTTACCATCCAACGCGAATTTGCTGAATGTCGCGCGAGTTCCGGAAGATTTCGGACGGTTAACCAGCGTGATCTTCATGTCTTCACCGCCAACGTCTTTCCAGTTGGTGATTTTACCAGTGAAGATGTCGATCAATTGTTGCTTAGTCAAGTTGTCTACTTTTACTTGCGGGCTTACTGCTGCTGCCATACCGACAACCGCTACTTTATGGTCTACCAGTTCGTTTGCTGGAATGCCTTTTTTCTCTTCTGCGAAAATATCGGAGTTACCGATCGTTGCTGCACCGCTTGCTACTTGGCTCAAGCCCGTGCCGCTTCCTCCGCCTTGTACTTGGATTTGTGCGCCTGCATTTTTTGCCATAAAGTCTTTGGCCGCTTGCTCGACCAGAGGCTGTAAAGCGGTTGAACCCACTGCTGTTACAGGTTCACCGGAAGTTTTTGTTGTCGAACCAGAGTTGCTTTGCTCCTGAGCTGGTTTTTGCGCTGGTGCTGGTGTCTGTGCTGTGTTGCCACTTCCACACCCCGCGAGTAATGCCCCTACACATGTCAGCGCAATAAACATTTTGCTGAGTTTTTTCATTGGATGAAAATCCTCCTTAAAAGGTTCGGTTTGTTTTTTTCTCTCTTACAAGTACAAACTATACAGCGGGAATGTTGTCGTATTATGTTGTGAATGTAAAGCTTTCTTAAAGATCCCGGGATTCCTGTTGTAAAACGACGCAAACATGGGAATACTGTCCCTATTCTTTTGGTGGGGGTGTCCATGTGGAACGGCTAGCTTTGCTTTTTGTGATCATTGGTGCCCTGAACTGGGGATTAATCGGGTTATTTCAATTTGATTTAGTCGCAAGCTTGTTTGGTGGAGCGGAGTCTATCGTAAGTCGAATCGTGTATACGATAGTAGGCTTGTTTGGGGTATATGCCATCAAGTTTCTATTCACGGATCGCGAAGAAACGCCAACATAAAAAATGATGTCCGGCTGTTGGGGTGAGGAGGAAACAGGAGAAAACGCTCAGCTTCTTGTCCCACCCGCTGAGGGATTCACTGCCCGCCTCCATGCAAAAAGCGAAACCGCGTCCAAAGTAGTTCTTTCAGGATGTTTTTCAGAGGTGGACGCTTAAGAGCGTGTTTCGCTTTTTGCATTCCGTCTCGGTCGGTTGGTCATAGCCCTGTCAAATAGACAGTGAAAAAGAGTAAATTTTTATGCGGCAATCGCTTCTCGGTATTCTACAGGGGAGAGATTGCCGAGCTTTTTCTGGAAACGATCTTGGTTATAGTAGTTGATATATTCCGTTACCATTCTCCGAGCTTTCGTTTCATTTGCTGGTCTTTCAAGGTAGAGTTTCTCTGTTTTTAAATGGGAAAAGAAGGACTCGATGCAGGCGTTATCGTAACAATTCCCTCTTCTTGAATGACTTCCAATAAGCTCTTTATCATCAAGTAGATTCTTGTACGTTTTCGTTGTGTATTGATATCCTTGATCGGAATGAAGAATAGCACCTTTCGCGTTTACATGTTCTACTGTACGAAGAACAAGTTGTAAATCGTTGTTAGAAGACATCTCCCAGGCCACAACTTCGTTGTTGCACAAATCTAAAATGACCGATAAGTATACAAATTGATGTCCAATTCGAATAAAGGTAATGTCCGTTACTAATTTCTTCAATATCGTTTCTGCTGCAAACTCACGATTGAGAACATTTTGAAAAACAACTGATGGCTTACGCCCCGCAAAGGGGCGCTTCTTCCGAATAACGGAGCGAATTTCTAGTTCCCGCATGAGTCTACGCACTTTTTTGTGATTCATTGTAAATCCCTCTTTGTGTAGAGCTGTACGCATCCGTTTATAGCCGAAATGTGGACGAAGTCGATGAATGGCAAGAATATGTTCCTTCAGGTCGGTATCTCGTTCAACACGATGAGTAGCACGGGGCTTCAAGATCGTCTTCCACTTGTAGTAACCTGCTCGCGATACTTCCGCAATCTTACATAGCATCGTGACGGAATAGGTATGACTCATTTTTTCAATGGTACGAAACCGGGCTTGCTTATCCAACTTCCCTCCCCGTGTAGATTCGGATTGAGCTTTTTTAGATATTCTAAATGAGCTTTCAAGTAGGCGTTTTCCTCTTCAAGATTGCTAAACTTCTTCCTCCCCCAGCTCCCCCGATAATCCTCAAACGACTCTCCGTTTTGATGTCTACGAACCCAGACGATGATTTGGGCATCGCCCTTAATCCCTAATCTTTCTCGAATTTTCGCATAGGTTAACCGCTCTTCAAGTCGTAGTCGAACAGCTTCTTTCTTGATCTCATCGCTATAACGCACAAAGACTTGTCCTTTTTTGGGTGGCATGAAAAAACCCCTCCGGTCAACAGTGTTGAGTACATGATATCATGAACTCTTTTTTTACTGTCTACCATGAGGGGATAATACCAGGTGTACCAAAGATCTTCGCTTTTTTCTCCTGTTTCCTCTACGAGCTTTCCGTGCTATTCGAGGTTTTAAAAGCCTTAAAATAAGATTGAAGAATGTAATCAGTCACGACAGAGAAGAATATTTCCAGACGTAGCGACTTGTGGAGTCCAACCGAGCGGAGAAGCGATTAGCGGGCAAAAGAAACGCAACGTGCCCATGCGACGAAGCGGCTACCACTTTTGCGTTTCCCCGCTAATCGCTTCGGAGCGGACAGTCTCAGCCCCCAGCAGGACGGAGCCTGGAGCCTAGTCTGGAAATATTCTTCTCCCCACGACAGCCACTATACGAGAAAAAAAGCAGCACATCCCGATTAACAGGATGTGCCGCCTTTATGTGATGAATTAATTGTCTCGTTTCAGTGGCTCGGAGAGATCTACGTGCCCCATCAGCGTTTCTACTTTCTTGCCATCCTCCAAGAAGACAATCTCCTTTACTTCCGAGAACTGAAAGAATGTATTCTTCAACGCATCCAAAGCCATCGTCTCGCCACTTGAACCCATATTGAACTGATTCTTGCTATCTGCGTCAATTTTCAGGGTTCCTTTATCAAGTGTGATCGAATGGTACTTGAAGTCTTTCCACAGTGGAATGTGCACGTCTGGCTTTACAGGCGTCTCCAGCAGGGCAAGTGTCTTTTTGTACTTCTCGATATCTTCTGCAAACGTGATCTCTTGCTCTTCTTTTTGCAGCTCCATCACATTATTATCTGAATAGTAAACGGTGACCATTTGCTTTTTCAGAGTCGGCTCTGTTGTCGATGGATCAGTGTTTGAACCAGATGGCTGTTCTACTGGTGTGGTTGGCTGTGGTGTTTCTGTCGCATTTTGCCCACATCCGGCCAAAAGCAGCATCACTAACGCTGCCATCCAGATCGCTCGACTTTTTTTCATCGTGAAAAGCCCCCTTACTGATAAGACTCGTAGTATTCACGAATAGCCGCAACAATGGCTTTCGCGATTTTATCTTGGAATGCCGAATTCGTCAGCTGCGCATTCTCCTGTGGATTGGAGAGGAAGCCAGTTTCGGTCAACACAGCAGGCATTTTCGTGTTTTTGATCACATAAAAGCCGCTCTGCTTGACGCCTCGATCCGGGAACTGCGTTGCCCCACGCAAATGTTTATGTACCACTTGGGCAAAGTCTTTGCTGTTTTCATTATAATAGAAAGTTTCTGTTCCTGCAGCCGTCGGTTTCGGGAATGCGTTGGCATGCATAGACAAGAACAAGTCGGCATCTAACTCATTGGCAAAAGCGGCACGCTCTGACAGTTCATAAAACACATCCGTCGTGCGGACGGGAACGACTTGAAACTCTGGATATTGCTTCAGCAAAGCCACAATCTTATTAGAGACAGCCAAATTGTAATCTTTTTCATTGTTGCCAGTGGAGCCCTTCGTGCCTGGGTCTTTTCCTCCATGACCGGCATCAACGACGATCAGGTAGCCTGTTTTCTTCGGTTTTGGCGTCAATTTTACTTCGATACCGTCTTTCGTGTAAGCCAGCTCATACGTGCTCTTTTGGTTTAGCTCAATAACGACGCGAACCGTGTCAGGAGATGCACTGTATTGGCTGTAACGCAGGTTAGCGATGAGAGGTTCTTCTTTCGCTTGTTCTGCCTGATTCAGTTCGTCAGAATCTGAATCTGAATCTGAATCTGTGCCTTGGTCTTCATCATCAGCAGAGGCTACTTCCTCAGATTCGCCTACGCTATCGTTTTTCTCGTCTTGACGTTTTAGATCTTCGATTAAATCATCATCCAATGCTGTTTGTGGGAGATCCAAGACGATCCGATGAGGACCTGTCATCACAAAGGACTGAGGAATGACAGGTATAGTCGTTTCAATACGAACACGGTCGCCGTCCTCAGATACATCTTTCAAAATATTGAGGCGATCGATCTCAACCTGATTATTTTTCTTGTCCCACGCAAATGACCCTCCAAGCTCGTCCTCCAATTGACGTAATGGGAGAACCAACTGATCATCAATCGTCATCCCGCGCTCAGGTCTTTTCCACGCAAAGCCTTTTTGTCCCACTTGCTCAGCTACAGCCTGTGCGGACGCGTACATCGTGTCTTCCACTTGATACAGCTTGATCGGCTGGGTTGGTGCCTTGCCATTCAGCTTGACCTGTGGTGTTTCGTTCGCAATGACAGTTCGTGTGCTGTTGTCCCACCCGACTGTAACACCAAGTGACTCCCCGACAAAACGCAGTGGCAGCAGCATACGCTTTTGTGAAATAACAGGCGGCGTATCGAGCTTCACTTGTTTGCCGTTCAACACTGCTGTACGGGAGTCAAGTGTAAGGGAGAGCTGCTGTGTGCCTCTGGAAATGACAGCTGTTCGAGTAGCGTCA
This genomic stretch from Brevibacillus sp. DP1.3A harbors:
- the pstC gene encoding phosphate ABC transporter permease subunit PstC, whose product is MSHRTEGVNTERKSMIAQKMLTTNKRQKTENITGKTIAMICAGLLVIVVLSITYFIASKGLSTFFVDGVSFKEFLTHDKWDPEGEPSAYGVLPFILGSFFVTALAALIAAPLGIGAAIFMTEIFPGFGKKVLKPVIELLVGIPSVVYGYVGLTLLVPFIREQFDVLGFSLLAGGLVLALMILPTITSVAADAIEAVPQDLRNASLALGATRWQTIWNVVLHSALPGCLTAIVLGMSRAFGEALAVQMVIGNTTKLPGGLLEPISTLTSGITLNMGNTIQGTPYNNALWSMALLLLAMSFIFIVILRLLGRKRLAK
- a CDS encoding phosphate ABC transporter substrate-binding protein PstS family protein; amino-acid sequence: MKKLSKMFIALTCVGALLAGCGSGNTAQTPAPAQKPAQEQSNSGSTTKTSGEPVTAVGSTALQPLVEQAAKDFMAKNAGAQIQVQGGGSGTGLSQVASGAATIGNSDIFAEEKKGIPANELVDHKVAVVGMAAAVSPQVKVDNLTKQQLIDIFTGKITNWKDVGGEDMKITLVNRPKSSGTRATFSKFALDGKEEAEGITEDSSGTVRKIIAETPGAIGYLALSYFNDSVKALKLDGVEANAENITSNKYPVWAYEHMYTKGEATGDAKAFLDFILTDEVQKKTVTELGFLPITDMKVERDAEGKVTQK
- a CDS encoding DUF378 domain-containing protein, whose translation is MERLALLFVIIGALNWGLIGLFQFDLVASLFGGAESIVSRIVYTIVGLFGVYAIKFLFTDREETPT
- a CDS encoding IS3 family transposase (programmed frameshift), with protein sequence MPPKKGQVFVRYSDEIKKEAVRLRLEERLTYAKIRERLGIKGDAQIIVWVRRHQNGESFEDYRGSWGRKKFSNLEEENAYLKAHLEYPKKAQSESTRGGKLDKQARFRTIEKMSHTYSVTMLCKIAEVSRAGYYKWKTILKPRATHRVERDTDLKEHILAIHRLRPHFGYKRMRTALHKEGFTMNHKKVRRLMRELEIRSVIRKKRPFAGRKPSVVFQNVLNREFAAETILKKLVTDITFIRIGHQFVYLSVILDLCNNEVVAWEMSSNNDLQLVLRTVEHVNAKGAILHSDQGYQYTTKTYKNLLDDKELIGSHSRRGNCYDNACIESFFSHLKTEKLYLERPANETKARRMVTEYINYYNQDRFQKKLGNLSPVEYREAIAA
- a CDS encoding GerMN domain-containing protein, producing the protein MKKSRAIWMAALVMLLLAGCGQNATETPQPTTPVEQPSGSNTDPSTTEPTLKKQMVTVYYSDNNVMELQKEEQEITFAEDIEKYKKTLALLETPVKPDVHIPLWKDFKYHSITLDKGTLKIDADSKNQFNMGSSGETMALDALKNTFFQFSEVKEIVFLEDGKKVETLMGHVDLSEPLKRDN
- a CDS encoding N-acetylmuramoyl-L-alanine amidase family protein — its product is MKRRFYPLLFALLVLLLIPGWAVAASSASEEAVNLMIGGQAVNAEVPPVIKNGRTLVPVRVIAEGLGAKVDWNDATRTAVISRGTQQLSLTLDSRTAVLNGKQVKLDTPPVISQKRMLLPLRFVGESLGVTVGWDNSTRTVIANETPQVKLNGKAPTQPIKLYQVEDTMYASAQAVAEQVGQKGFAWKRPERGMTIDDQLVLPLRQLEDELGGSFAWDKKNNQVEIDRLNILKDVSEDGDRVRIETTIPVIPQSFVMTGPHRIVLDLPQTALDDDLIEDLKRQDEKNDSVGESEEVASADDEDQGTDSDSDSDSDELNQAEQAKEEPLIANLRYSQYSASPDTVRVVIELNQKSTYELAYTKDGIEVKLTPKPKKTGYLIVVDAGHGGKDPGTKGSTGNNEKDYNLAVSNKIVALLKQYPEFQVVPVRTTDVFYELSERAAFANELDADLFLSMHANAFPKPTAAGTETFYYNENSKDFAQVVHKHLRGATQFPDRGVKQSGFYVIKNTKMPAVLTETGFLSNPQENAQLTNSAFQDKIAKAIVAAIREYYESYQ